One region of Pseudoliparis swirei isolate HS2019 ecotype Mariana Trench unplaced genomic scaffold, NWPU_hadal_v1 hadal_167, whole genome shotgun sequence genomic DNA includes:
- the cpox gene encoding oxygen-dependent coproporphyrinogen-III oxidase, mitochondrial yields MATIVFCSVNKTAQTSARRCLMPHMKRLSGAGESRLLSTCIHGNSVAFLPGTRWFSRGSSVRFMSRGTAGRSASGGTRRGALALSAAAAVTAAAAVAGFLANANHFQRAEMATKVSHAAEESEPDGDILERCRGFMSLPVTDVGVLEERKEEMRTRMEMLIMETQADFCNALQEVDGGTFKVDRWQRKEGGGGISCVMQDGKLFEKAGVNVSVVFGNLTEEAARQMKSRGKVLKGKDGKLPFCAMGVSSVIHPKNPHIPTVHFNYRYFEIEEEDGTKQWWFGGGTDLTPVYVNKEDAFHFHNTLKEACDKHHPQYYPDFKKWCDRYFYVQHRGETRGIGGIFFDDLDSPSQEEAFNFVKSCSRTVVPCYLPIVYKRLNDSFTDKEKDWQQVRRGRYVEFNLVYDRGVKFGLATPGSRIESILMSLPLTARWEYMHEPANGTLEAEMLEVLRNPKEWV; encoded by the exons ATGGCCACCATTGTCTTCTGCTCAGTAAACAAAACGGCTCAGACCTCCGCGAGACGATGTTTGATGCCACATATGAAGAGGCTCTCTGGTGCTGGAGAGTCACGTTTGCTGTCTACCTGCATTCACGGCAACTCAGTGGCTTTCCTTCCGGGTACAAGATGGTTTTCCAGAGGCTCCAGCGTGCGCTTCATGTCCCGAGGGACTGCAGGCAGATCTGCAAGCGGGGGAACCAGAAGGGGAGCCCTGGCGCTCAGTGCAGCCGCAGCAGTGACCGCAGCAGCGGCAGTCGCGGGGTTTTTAGCTAACGCCAACCACTTCCAGCGTGCTGAAATGGCTACGAAGGTATCCCACGCCGCGGAGGAGAGCGAGCCCGATGGGGACATCTTGGAGAGATGCCGGGGGTTCATGTCTCTTCCGGTGACCGACGTCGGtgtgctggaggagaggaaagaggagatgcGTACAAGGATGGAAATGCTGATCATGGAGACGCAGGCCGACTTCTGCAACGCGCTGCAGGAGGTGGACGGCGGGACGTTCAAGGTGGACCGGTGGCAGAGAAAGGAAG gtggcgGAGGAATCAGCTGTGTGATGCAAGATGGAAAGTTGTTTGAGAAGGCAGGAGTCAATGTGTCAGTGGTGTTTGGAAACCTGACCGAGGAGGCTGCCAGGCAGATGAAGAGCAGAGGGAAAGTCCTCAAAGGGAAAGATG GTAAGTTGCCATTTTGTGCCATGGGTGTGAGCTCCGTCATCCACCCTAAGAATCCCCACATCCCCACAGTGCACTTCAACTACAGATACTTTGAGATCGAAGAGGAAGATG GCACTAAGCAGTGGTGGTTTGGTGGAGGCACAGACCTCACTCCGGTGTATGTTAATAAAGAAGATGCCTTTCACTTCCACAACACCCTGAAGGAGGCCTGTGACAAGCACCACCCGCAGTACTACCCCGACTTTAAGAAATG GTGTGACCGATACTTCTACGTCCAGCACAGAGGAGAGACTCGGGGTATAGGAGGCATCTTCTTCGATGACCTGGACTCCCCCAGTCAGGAGGAAGCGTTCAACTTCGTCAAGAGCTGCTCCCGCACTGTTGTGCCCTGTTACCTGCCCATTGTCTACAAACGCCTCAACGACTCCTTCACTGACAAGGAGAAGGACTGGCAGCAGGTACGGCGAGGAAG ATATGTGGAGTTCAACCTGGTGTATGACCGAGGAGTGAAGTTTGGCTTGGCTACGCCTGGCTCCAGAATTGAAAGCATTCTCATGTCCCTCCCCCTCACTGCCAG GTGGGAGTACATGCATGAGCCTGCCAACGGTACCCTGGAGGCTGAGATGCTGGAGGTTTTACGAAACCCCAAGGAGTGGGTGTAA